Proteins found in one Triticum aestivum cultivar Chinese Spring chromosome 4D, IWGSC CS RefSeq v2.1, whole genome shotgun sequence genomic segment:
- the LOC123100267 gene encoding cytochrome P450 CYP99A1-like, giving the protein MSLRLGQINAVVISSPAAAQEVLRDKDLTFASRPNLLTAEIILYGSMDIAFAPYGAYWRTLRKLCMMELLGAHKVRQLASVRDGETRSLVRKVDAAGRGGQPVNLGSLLCSCSIGITGKATFGQLCGTELQEQYMPVIEVAVKEGAGFSARDLFPSLWFVDVATGLTRRRWRTRRQLDAIFDKMIGECEAQRAATKTIGDDEEEEHLLSALLRIKDEGKLEVPISMTSIKAILFDMLTGGTETTSSAAEWIMSELMRNPEALAKAQAEVRQALDGKSPQEHEGLMDKLRYTRMVIKEGLRLNPVLPLLLPRLCRETCNVGGFEVAKGTTVIVNAWAMARSPEHWPDAEEFRPERFDGGAVDFKGGLQLEYLPFGSGRRMCPGDTFGLAVLELIMARLIYYFDWSLPDGMRPDELDMDMIVGTTARRKNQLRLLASPCKELPVEI; this is encoded by the exons ATGTCCCTGCGGCTGGGCCAAATCAACGCCGTCGTCATCTCCTCGCCTGCGGCGGCGCAGGAGGTGCTCCGGGACAAGGACCTTACCTTCGCGTCGCGGCCGAACCTGCTCACCGCGGAAATCATCCTCTACGGGAGCATGGACATCGCCTTCGCGCCGTACGGGGCGTACTGGAGGACGCTGCGCAAGCTCTGCATGATGGAGCTCCTCGGCGCGCACAAGGTGCGGCAGCTCGCGTCCGTCCGGGATGGCGAGACCCGTTCCCTCGTGAGGAAGGTCGACGCCGCGGGCCGAGGTGGCCAGCCAGTCAACCTCGGAAGTCTGCTCTGCTCGTGCTCGATTGGGATCACCGGAAAGGCGACGTTTGGGCAGCTGTGTGGCACGGAGCTTCAGGAACAGTACATGCCGGTCATCGAGGTGGCTGTGAAAGAAGGCGCGGGGTTCAGCGCCAGGGACCTCTTCCCGTCTCTGTGGTTCGTGGACGTCGCCACTGGGCTGACACGCCGGCGGTGGCGAACGCGCCGTCAGCTGGACGCCATATTTGACAAGATGATCGGCGAGTGCGAGGCACAGCGAGCGGCGACCAAGACCAtcggagatgatgaagaagaagagcacCTCCTGAGCGCCTTGCTTAGGATCAAGGACGAGGGCAAGCTGGAGGTCCCCATCAGTATGACAAGCATCAAAGCAATCTTATTT GACATGCTCACCGGAGGAACGGAGACAACGTCGTCAGCCGCTGAGTGGATCATGTCGGAGCTCATGAGGAACCCCGAGGCGCTGGCCAAAGCACAGGCTGAGGTTCGGCAAGCACTGGATGGCAAGAGCCCGCAGGAGCATGAGGGCCTCATGGACAAGCTACGGTACACAAGGATGGTCATCAAGGAGGGCCTCAGGCTGAACCCAGTGCTGCCGCTCCTTCTCCCCCGACTCTGCCGAGAGACCTGCAACGTCGGCGGGTTCGAGGTCGCCAAGGGCACCACGGTCATCGTCAACGCTTGGGCGATGGCGCGGAGCCCCGAGCATTGGCCCGACGCGGAGGAGTTCCGGCCGGAGAGGTTCGACGGTGGCGCGGTAGACTTCAAAGGCGGTTTGCAGTTGGAGTACCTCCCGTTCGGTAGCGGAAGGAGGATGTGTCCCGGAGATACCTTCGGGCTCGCCGTGCTGGAGCTCATCATGGCACGGCTTATCTACTACTTTGACTGGAGCCTCCccgatgggatgcggccggatgaGCTCGACATGGACATGATCGTCGGCACGACGGCAAGGAGAAAGAACCAGCTTCGTCTATTAGCATCGCCGTGCAAGGAGCTCCCAGTGGAAATCTGA